Proteins found in one Lycium ferocissimum isolate CSIRO_LF1 chromosome 6, AGI_CSIRO_Lferr_CH_V1, whole genome shotgun sequence genomic segment:
- the LOC132060683 gene encoding uncharacterized protein ycf20: MTHSLALTSTNLIQYAITPKIRALPRPSSRLFKIQAVQDNGLGPKRLIDIIRIVPEISRNYFKTPSRRALFGGISLLGGFYVAQTISLSFGALGVNDVIAAVVCVLITEYVTRFYYSRPKVTFPIALLNNFKMGFTYGLFIDAFKLAS, encoded by the coding sequence ATGACCCATTCTCTAGCTTTAACATCTACAAACCTTATCCAATACGCCATCACTCCCAAAATTAGGGCTTTACCAAGACCATCATCAAGATTATTCAAAATTCAAGCTGTACAAGATAATGGACTAGGACCTAAGCGACTGATTGACATTATTCGTATAGTGCCAGAAATATCAagaaattatttcaaaacccCTTCAAGAAGGGCACTGTTTGGAGGTATATCATTACTTGGTGGATTTTATGTGGCACAGACAATTTCTCTATCATTTGGAGCTTTAGGAGTTAATGATGTCATTGCTGCTGTAGTGTGTGTCTTAATTACTGAATATGTGACAAGATTTTACTATAGTAGGCCTAAGGTGACTTTTCCTATTGCTCTTTTGAACAACTTCAAGATGGGTTTTACGTATGGTTTGTTCATTGATGCTTTTAAACTTGCCAGTTGA
- the LOC132061150 gene encoding LRR receptor-like serine/threonine-protein kinase FLS2, producing the protein MALIEKSLFYSQLAFFLLQYVVTSSAIKIETNITTDQTLLFAIGLESLVALGTIDNNFYGNLPQEIAHLRRLKFVRLSYNNFSGEVPSWFGLLAQLQVLSLRNNSFTGLVPSSLSNISNLATLDLAFNALEGQIPKDIGNLKNLRGLNLGRNNLTGSVPPSSSNATKLETLFLSNNFLHGNIPNGIGDLHSLNWLTIETNQLTGSIPFSIFNISTLETIGFSKNGLSGNLPTDLCDHLPILKGLYLSFNKLQGHMPQSLSRCYELQLLSLPNNEFDGPIHSELGMLSNLQALYLGFNHFKGEIPQEIGNLVNLLMIGIENNQLTGSIPKSIFNISSLQLMSLQKNSLTGSLPREIGNLTMLHGLYLGENMLTGEIPKEVSNLIELRTLIWGVTD; encoded by the exons ATGGCACTCATAGAGAAGTCCTTGTTCTATTCTCAACTAGCATTCTTTTTGCTTCAATATGTTGTGACTAGTTCAGCCATCAAGATTGAAACCAACATTACAACTGATCA GACACTTCTGTTTGCAATTGGATTGGAGTCACTTGTGGCTCTAGGCACCATAGA CAACAATTTCTATGGGAATCTGCCTCAAGAAATCGCTCATTTGCGTCGACTAAAGTTTGTGAGATTGAGTTATAACAACTTCAGTGGTGAAGTTCCTTCTTGGTTTGGTTTGTTAGCTCAACTTCAAGTTCTTAGTCTTAGGAATAATAGTTTTACCGGTTTAGTCCCTTCTTCACTTTCTAACATTTCCAATCTTGCAACTTTGGATTTGGCCTTCAATGCTTTAGAGGGACAGATCCCAAAAGACATTGGAAATCTTAAAAATTTGAGGGGTTTAAACCTGGGAAGAAACAACCTTACAGGTTCTGTTCCTCCATCCTCCTCAAATGCCACAAAGCTGGAAACTTTGTTTCTTTCTAACAATTTCCTTCATGGAAACATCCCAAATGGGATCGGTGATCTTCACAGCCTGAACTGGTTGACTATAGAAACTAATCAGCTTACTGGTTCTATACCGTTCTcaattttcaatatttccacCCTTGAGACTATTGGATTTTCCAAAAATGGTTTATCTGGTAATCTCCCTACTGATTTATGTGATCATCTTCCTATTCTCAAAGGGCTTTATCTTTCTTTTAATAAGCTGCAAGGTCATATGCCACAAAGCTTGTCAAGATGTTACGAACTTCAGTTGTTGTCTCTGCCGAATAATGAATTTGATGGACCGATACATAGTGAACTTGGGATGTTAAGTAACTTGCAGGCCTTATATCTTGGATTTAACCATTTCAAAG GGGAAATACCACAGGAAATTGGGAATCTTGTTAATCTGCTGATGATAGGCATCGAGAATAACCAGCTTACAGGGTCTATACCCAAGTCGATATTCAATATTTCCTCACTACAACTTATGTCGCTGCAGAAAAACAGTCTAACTGGATCATTACCAAGGGAGATTGGAAATCTTACTATGCTTCATGGTCTATATCTTGGTGAAAACATGCTTACAG GTGAAATACCAAAAGAGGTAAGCAATCTCATTGAGTTGAGGACTTTGATTTGGGGAGTAACAGATTGA
- the LOC132059406 gene encoding receptor kinase-like protein Xa21: MPYSLANCSKLTVLDLSLNKLSGSIPNSLGDLTLLETLNLMENNLSSDQSSQELSFLTSLTNCRNLKDPSLSFNPLNGMLPASVGNLSTSLKKLLASDCQIKGGIPNEIGNLSNLIFLHLYGNSLSRPIPVTLGSLGRLQQLSLANNRLKGSIGDGQCKLQNLGNINLGENQFSGIVPECFGNVTSLRGIQLNSNRLNSIIPSSLGNLKDLLQLDLSSNNMSGSLPAEIGNPKAAIRIDLSKNQFSNGIPREIGDLQNLIHLSLTQNKLQGSIPDSIGSIPSLEFLDLSSNNLSGSIPMSLENLRYLNYFNVSFNRFHGEIPSSGPFKNLSSQSFMFNDTLCGAPRFHVPPCPISLNRRSKRKKLLLIVFPLLGTAVIIVFITLAFVWMRCRREGNVPVQADLLATRGRISYYEIVQATNAFSESNFIGSGSFGSVYQGILRDGTTIAVKVFNLQLEGAFKSFETECEVLCNLRHRNLTKVISSCSNLDFKALVLEYMPNGSLEKWLYSHNYFLDIMQRLSIMIDVACALEYLHHGCSAPVIHCDLKPNNVLLDENMIAHVSDFGISKLLGEGESDLHTKTLATFGYIAPEYGREGLVSLKCDVYSYGIMLMETFTRKRPNDEIFDGDFSLKQWVNDSLPEAISKVVDTNLLKPEDKKHMDKTDCVASILKVALDCSAESPEQRINMKDVVGMLQKIKIRLLTCSAST, encoded by the exons ATGCCTTACTCACTCGCAAATTGTTCAAAACTAACTGTTCTAGACCTTTCTCTGAACAAACTCTCTGGCTCAATTCCCAACTCTCTTGGAGATTTGACACTCCTAGAGACCCTAAACTTGATGGAAAACAATTTAAGCAGTGACCAGTCTTCTCAAGAACTTAGCTTCTTAACTTCATTGACAAATTGCAGAAATCTAAAAGATCCGAGTCTTTCCTTTAACCCTCTAAATGGTATGCTTCCAGCCTCAGTTGGGAACCTTTCAACTTCTCTTAAAAAGCTTTTAGCTTCTGATTGCCAAATTAAAGGTggaattccaaatgaaattggGAATTTAAGCAACTTAATCTTCTTGCATCTATACGGGAACAGCTTGTCTAGACCAATTCCAGTGACACTTGGCAGCTTAGGCAGGCTTCAGCAATTGTCTTTGGCAAACAACAGACTAAAAGGATCTATTGGGGATGGCCAATGTAAACTGCAGAACTTGGGTAACATAAATTTGGGTGAAAATCAGTTCTCAGGAATTGTTCCTGAATGTTTCGGGAATGTTACTTCCCTTAGGGGGATACAACTCAATTCCAACAGATTGAATTCCATTATACCATCAAGCTTAGGTAACCTCAAGGATCTTCTGCAGCTCGACTTATCGTCTAACAACATGAGTGGTTCCTTACCTGCAGAAATTGGAAATCCAAAGGCTGCAATTCGTATAGATCTTTCGAAGAATCAATTTTCAAATGGTATTCCTAGAGAAATAGGAGACTTGCAAAATCTAATACACCTTTCTTTGACACAAAACAAGCTGCAAGGATCTATACCTGACTCAATTGGTAGCATACCAAGTTTGGAATTTCTAGACCTCTCGAGTAACAATCTATCTGGATCAATTCCAATGTCCTTGGAGAATCTTCGGTATCTCAACTATTTCAATGTTTCCTTTAACAGATTCCATGGTGAAATTCCCTCTAGTGGTCCTTTCAAGAACCTTTCTAGCCAGTCATTCATGTTTAATGACACATTGTGTGGTGCTCCAAGATTTCATGTCCCTCCATGCCCCATTTCGTTAAACCGTAGATCAAAGAGGAAGAAGTTACTTCTGATAGTCTTTCCTCTACTGGGAACTGCTGTGATAATTGTTTTTATAACATTGGCATTTGTATGGATGAGGTGCAGAAGAGAAGGAAATGTTCCAGTCCAAGCTGATTTGTTGGCTACAAGGGGAAGAATTTCATACTATGAAATAGTACAAGCCACTAACGCTTTTAGTGAGAGTAATTTCATTGGTTCGGGGAGTTTTGGTTCTGTTTACCAAGGAATTCTCAGAGATGGGACTACCATTGCAGTTAAAGTGTTCAATCTACAATTAGAAGGCGCATTCAAGAGTTTCGAAACAGAATGTGAAGTTCTTTGCAACCTTCGCCATAGGAATCTCACCAAAGTCATTAGTAGTTGCTCCAACCTTGATTTCAAGGCTTTAGTGCTCGAGTACATGCCTAATGGGAGCCTTGAAAAGTGGTTGTATTCGCACAACTACTTCTTAGACATCATGCAAAGACTAAGCATAATGATAGATGTGGCATGTGCATTGGAATATCTTCACCATGGTTGTTCAGCACCTGTTATTCATTGTGATCTGAAGCCTAACAATGTCTTGCTAGATGAAAACATGATTGCTCATGTAAGTGACTTTGGCATTTCCAAACTACTCGGTGAAGGTGAGAGTGATTTACACACTAAAACCTTAGCAACATTCGGCTACATTGCACCAG AGTATGGGAGGGAGGGATTGGTGTCGCTAAAATGTGATGTTTATAGTTATGGGATCATGTTGATGGAAACGTTTACAAGGAAAAGGCCTAACGATGAAATATTTGATGGAGATTTTAGTTTAAAGCAATGGGTAAATGATTCACTGCCAGAGGCAATAAGCAAAGTTGTGGATACGAATTTGCTAAAGCCAGAAGATAAGAAACACATGGACAAGACAGATTGTGTAGCATCCATCTTGAAAGTGGCACTAGATTGCTCCGCTGAATCTCCGGAACAGAGGATCAACATGAAAGATGTTGTAGGAATGCTACAAAAGATCAAGATTCGACTTCTTACATGTTCTGCAAGTACATAA